Proteins from a single region of Schistocerca gregaria isolate iqSchGreg1 chromosome 3, iqSchGreg1.2, whole genome shotgun sequence:
- the LOC126355672 gene encoding piggyBac transposable element-derived protein 4-like → MGNVGIKRAISTDRCKVLLLKLYFNFPEKPDTAGKLYYLESIVACLRNTFQKAKSESTAQSIDRSMVKFKGRLALKQYLPMKPVKHGINIWMRSDSVTGYTYDFNIYCGKDANNLDGTLGEHLLVHVWLTGKMSQSQQRNLLGWECDFLCNLSGTLWCKWQDTIKVMLVSNCHSNDVCTVNRKAKDGSKLVVECLVALKTYNEYMGGVDLADQMSTLYDLDRKSDKCWKKVFYKLLLAIVVNAWILQKEIQHKTVPLKHFLVNLAEQIMAKGQKTAKVQQKYSTGRPSKRARENIINLTMLPFIMLPFAREK, encoded by the exons ATGGGAAATGTTGGTATAAAAAGAGCAATTTCCACAGATAGGTGCAAAGTGTTACTTTTGAAACTGTACTTCAATTTCCCTGAGAAACCAGACACAGCTGGTAAACTTTACTACCTAGAGTCAATAGTCGCTTGTCTGAGAAACACTTTTCAGAAAGCGAAGTCGGAAAGTACAGCACAAAGCATTGACAGGTCTATGGTAAAGTTCAAAGGAAGGTTAGCCTTGAAACAATACCTTCCTATGAAGCCAGTAAAGCATGGGATAAATATATGGATGAGGAGCGATTCCGTAACAGGCTACACATATGACTTCAACATATATTGTGGAAAGGATGCAAATAATTTGGATGGCACATTGGGTGAGCAT CTGTTGGTACATGTATGGCTAACAGGAAAAATGAGCCAAAGTCAACAAAGAAACTTGCTCGGGTGGGAATGTGATTTCCTTTGCAATTTGTCTGGTACATTGTGGTGTAAATGGCAggacaccataaaagtaatgttggtCAGTAACTGTCATTCTAATGATGTATGTACAGTGAACAGAAAAGCAAAAGATGGATCTAAATTGGTTGTAGAATGTCTAGTGGCACTGAAAACTTATAACGAGTATATGGGTGGTGTGGACTTGGCTGATCAGATGAGTACACTGTATGATTTAGACAGAAAATCTGATAAATGTTGGAAGAAAGTATTCTACAAACTGTTGctagctattgttgtaaatgcctGGATTTTACAAAAGGAAATTCAACAcaagacagtgccactaaaacattttCTAGTCAACCTAGCAGAGCAGATAATGGCCAAGGGACAAAAGACTGCCAAGGTACAGCAGAAATACTCAACTGGGCGTCCTTCTAAGAGAGCAAGAG